One region of Halomonas huangheensis genomic DNA includes:
- a CDS encoding RidA family protein: MSPTLHDSNQRMSQIAVHNGTVYLAGQVPADASQGMRGQTEQVLARIDELLAQAGTSKQHLISAQVWVTDMAAFDEMNAAWDAWVAPGRPPVRAATEARLARPEWKVEIMVIAALPEG; the protein is encoded by the coding sequence ATGTCACCAACCCTTCATGACAGTAACCAGCGCATGAGCCAGATCGCGGTACACAACGGTACGGTTTATCTCGCGGGACAGGTGCCGGCGGACGCCTCTCAAGGTATGCGTGGCCAGACTGAGCAGGTGCTGGCGCGAATCGACGAGTTGCTGGCCCAGGCGGGTACTTCGAAGCAGCATCTGATTTCCGCCCAGGTATGGGTGACCGATATGGCTGCTTTTGACGAGATGAATGCGGCCTGGGATGCCTGGGTCGCGCCAGGACGCCCACCAGTACGCGCGGCCACTGAGGCGCGGTTGGCCAGGCCCGAGTGGAAAGTTGAAATCATGGTCATAGCGGCGTTGCCGGAGGGCTGA
- a CDS encoding histone deacetylase family protein, which translates to MKLFYHPDQECHAPPQFLSRGAIVASPEGPQRAELLMEGVAEAGLALSTPATVDNPELRGRLERIHSERYLTFLETIHSRWSAMDNASSIVAPNVHPCGGGRQYPRHPVGQVGWHLHDMACPMTEGSFRGILASAATAQAAAESVAGGARCAYALCRPPGHHAGPDRAGGFCFINNSALAATVLREQVSRVAILDVDLHHGNGTQDIFYERADVWTGSLHADTRDFYPFFWGAAEEHGSGPGEGANVNVPLALGSGIDAFRQGLEQLIERMASFRPEALVVALGLDAHKDDPLAGLQLETQDFITIGRQIGELGLPTVLVQEGGYPTPALSHNLAAFMSGFTAGCTAE; encoded by the coding sequence ATGAAGCTGTTCTACCATCCGGATCAGGAGTGCCATGCTCCACCGCAGTTCCTCAGCCGAGGCGCCATCGTTGCGTCACCGGAAGGTCCTCAGCGTGCAGAGTTGTTGATGGAAGGTGTGGCCGAGGCAGGGCTGGCGTTGAGCACGCCAGCAACCGTGGACAATCCCGAACTGCGTGGCCGGTTGGAAAGGATTCATAGCGAACGCTACCTGACGTTTCTCGAGACCATTCACTCGCGCTGGAGCGCCATGGACAACGCCTCGAGTATTGTCGCGCCCAACGTTCATCCCTGCGGTGGAGGTCGACAATATCCACGCCATCCGGTGGGCCAGGTGGGCTGGCATTTGCATGATATGGCGTGCCCGATGACCGAGGGTAGTTTCCGCGGCATCCTGGCCAGTGCCGCGACGGCTCAGGCTGCTGCGGAGAGTGTCGCTGGTGGAGCACGCTGCGCCTACGCGCTGTGTCGTCCACCGGGTCATCATGCCGGACCGGACCGTGCCGGTGGTTTCTGCTTCATCAATAACTCGGCGCTGGCTGCAACCGTGCTGCGTGAGCAGGTGTCTCGGGTGGCGATTCTTGATGTCGACCTGCACCACGGCAACGGGACTCAGGATATCTTCTACGAACGCGCGGATGTATGGACCGGGTCACTGCATGCCGATACCAGGGATTTCTATCCGTTCTTCTGGGGAGCGGCAGAGGAACACGGCTCGGGGCCTGGAGAGGGCGCCAACGTGAACGTGCCGCTTGCGCTGGGGAGTGGTATTGATGCCTTTCGCCAAGGCCTCGAGCAACTGATCGAGCGCATGGCGAGCTTCCGTCCCGAGGCCCTGGTCGTGGCGTTGGGACTGGATGCACACAAGGATGACCCCCTGGCCGGACTGCAGTTGGAGACGCAGGACTTCATTACCATTGGACGTCAGATCGGTGAACTGGGACTGCCGACGGTATTGGTGCAGGAAGGTGGATACCCGACTCCGGCCTTGAGTCATAATCTGGCAGCATTCATGAGCGGCTTCACTGCCGGCTGCACTGCAGAGTAG
- a CDS encoding TRAP transporter large permease, which yields MTAAILAFIVVLAIGAPVAVVMAVSGVAGVYELGGERLVGIIADRMFSGVSGYMLIAVPYFIFTAELMNQGGLTQKLIAFNNALFGRVRGALSHVNVTVSLFFAGLTGAAITDTVAIGKIMIPEMKRQGYDAEYAAAITACSSIIGPIIPPSVVMVVYATLLRDVSVIDLFAGGIIPGVLMTLALLATSGFLAWRRGYPKQAPTPLRVALLAFFSALPAMLVPLIILGGILSGMTTITEASGFAAVYAIVIGMLFYRNLTLAKVMDALVTTVKFSGVVFFLLATSAVLGWFVTRSGIARDAASLITVLSDVAFVQILLVCLLLIIIGTVMDVLPALVVIGPVVVPAMVSLGFDPLHFAIVMIVTLNIANVTPPVGMTLMTAARIAQVPYEKAIVASLPFYTAFIVVVVLLAGVPSLSTWIPSLLD from the coding sequence ATGACCGCTGCTATCCTGGCCTTCATTGTGGTGTTGGCGATAGGCGCCCCTGTCGCTGTGGTAATGGCTGTATCGGGGGTTGCCGGAGTATATGAACTAGGCGGTGAACGCCTGGTGGGAATTATCGCGGATCGCATGTTCTCTGGCGTGTCCGGTTACATGTTGATCGCCGTGCCATATTTCATCTTCACTGCCGAATTGATGAACCAGGGAGGTCTGACGCAAAAGTTGATCGCCTTCAACAATGCGTTGTTCGGTCGGGTGCGGGGGGCCTTGTCGCATGTCAATGTGACGGTGTCGCTGTTCTTTGCCGGACTGACCGGGGCGGCGATTACCGACACGGTAGCCATCGGCAAGATCATGATCCCCGAGATGAAGCGTCAGGGATATGATGCCGAATATGCCGCTGCGATTACCGCCTGTTCGTCGATCATCGGCCCGATCATCCCTCCCAGCGTGGTGATGGTGGTCTACGCCACCCTGTTGCGGGATGTGTCGGTGATCGACCTCTTTGCGGGCGGCATCATACCGGGTGTGCTGATGACGCTTGCCTTGCTGGCCACCAGTGGCTTCCTGGCATGGCGTCGCGGCTATCCAAAGCAGGCACCGACGCCGTTACGTGTCGCGCTGCTGGCCTTTTTCTCGGCATTGCCGGCGATGCTGGTACCGCTGATCATTCTCGGGGGCATCCTGTCCGGTATGACCACGATCACCGAAGCTTCCGGGTTCGCAGCGGTGTACGCGATCGTGATTGGCATGCTGTTCTATCGCAACCTCACCCTGGCCAAAGTGATGGATGCGTTGGTGACCACTGTGAAGTTCTCCGGCGTGGTGTTCTTCCTGCTCGCAACGTCTGCGGTGCTTGGCTGGTTTGTGACGCGCTCCGGCATTGCCAGGGACGCGGCATCCCTGATCACTGTCCTCAGTGACGTGGCCTTCGTGCAGATCCTGCTGGTGTGTCTGTTGTTGATCATTATCGGCACGGTGATGGACGTGCTGCCCGCACTGGTGGTGATTGGCCCGGTGGTAGTTCCGGCGATGGTCAGCCTCGGGTTTGATCCACTGCATTTCGCAATTGTCATGATCGTTACCCTCAACATCGCCAACGTAACGCCACCGGTGGGTATGACCTTGATGACGGCGGCGAGGATCGCACAGGTTCCCTATGAGAAGGCAATCGTTGCATCATTACCGTTCTACACGGCATTCATCGTGGTAGTGGTGCTGCTGGCCGGCGTTCCGAGCCTTTCGACATGGATTCCTTCGCTGTTGGATTAA
- a CDS encoding TRAP transporter small permease — MPLVRLLQRLSDGVNRLAIVFCIGCVLAMLGISFTGFLYTLFTGGALSWTYSLARLFLPWIGLISSTIALHSGEHVAMTLMVKCLPRPLVVVAAVATLMVIASLSVLMMVYGWDFFIHSRQSYMVSDTIQISYKWTTFAVPLSGAIMLLHLTQGFRLLEHFTDDNAIIDEVLSSAESGAVVEETRS, encoded by the coding sequence ATGCCTCTAGTCCGTTTGCTTCAACGTCTGAGTGATGGCGTCAATCGTCTCGCGATCGTGTTCTGCATAGGCTGTGTGCTTGCCATGTTGGGAATTTCCTTCACTGGCTTTCTCTATACATTGTTCACCGGCGGTGCGCTGAGCTGGACGTACTCGCTGGCACGGTTGTTCCTGCCCTGGATTGGCCTGATTTCCTCAACCATCGCCTTGCACTCTGGAGAACATGTGGCGATGACGCTGATGGTCAAGTGCCTGCCGCGCCCGCTCGTGGTGGTGGCTGCAGTAGCAACATTGATGGTGATAGCCAGCCTCTCCGTGTTGATGATGGTGTATGGCTGGGATTTCTTCATCCATTCGCGACAGAGTTACATGGTGTCGGACACCATCCAGATTTCCTACAAGTGGACGACCTTCGCGGTGCCCCTCAGTGGTGCCATCATGCTGCTGCATCTGACGCAGGGCTTCCGTCTGCTGGAACACTTTACCGATGACAACGCCATCATCGATGAAGTGCTGTCCAGTGCGGAAAGTGGGGCCGTTGTCGAGGAGACTCGCTCATGA
- the dctP gene encoding TRAP transporter substrate-binding protein DctP, with protein MPISTQGKGHAIAGRSWLALAMLPLALAGGAGQAQAQSHEMAIATLIPESMTNNSIYPALVHFKELVESRTDGDVVVTIFPGGQMGSEVETGSQVQSGGRALQSTVLTSGAMSSFYPEYQAVTAPFLFDNWRQAWAFFDGEWFADFMHGAIEQADMRYLGTFDDGGGFVAFTNNERLIKTVEDLEGLNIRTEENPAHVATMEALGASATPLPWGELITALETGLADGQFNAPVINTTFGLDEVTDYTTLTGHVYNSASWVVSESWFQELSEDYQRVITDAAREAVAMSHGASAMLATGSWQASCEKFSECYIMPIEERQRMSEAARPAWKSWIVDDFGLDAQLIDDLLAQVDSLRESLPQQAYQRYGQ; from the coding sequence ATGCCGATTTCTACGCAAGGTAAAGGCCACGCCATCGCCGGACGGAGCTGGCTGGCATTGGCGATGTTGCCGCTGGCCCTGGCAGGCGGTGCAGGGCAGGCTCAGGCACAGAGCCATGAAATGGCGATTGCCACGCTGATCCCGGAAAGCATGACCAACAACAGCATCTATCCGGCGTTGGTGCACTTCAAGGAACTGGTCGAGAGCCGTACCGATGGCGACGTCGTGGTGACGATCTTTCCCGGTGGTCAGATGGGCTCCGAGGTTGAGACCGGCTCACAAGTGCAGTCAGGCGGACGTGCGTTGCAGTCGACCGTTCTCACCTCCGGAGCCATGTCATCGTTCTATCCCGAATATCAGGCCGTTACCGCACCTTTTCTGTTCGATAACTGGCGTCAGGCGTGGGCCTTCTTCGATGGTGAATGGTTCGCCGACTTCATGCACGGCGCCATTGAGCAGGCTGATATGCGTTATCTCGGTACCTTCGATGATGGCGGTGGCTTCGTGGCCTTCACCAACAATGAGCGTTTGATCAAGACCGTTGAGGACCTGGAAGGGCTCAATATTCGCACCGAGGAGAATCCCGCACACGTCGCCACCATGGAAGCGCTGGGGGCTTCGGCCACACCCTTGCCATGGGGTGAGTTGATCACGGCGCTGGAGACCGGGCTGGCCGATGGTCAATTCAATGCGCCAGTCATCAACACCACCTTTGGCCTTGATGAAGTGACCGACTACACCACCTTGACCGGACACGTATACAACAGCGCCAGTTGGGTAGTCAGCGAAAGCTGGTTCCAGGAATTGTCCGAGGATTACCAGCGAGTGATCACCGATGCCGCGCGCGAAGCGGTGGCCATGAGCCATGGTGCATCGGCAATGCTGGCCACCGGCAGTTGGCAGGCTTCCTGCGAGAAGTTCAGCGAGTGCTACATCATGCCGATCGAGGAGCGTCAACGTATGTCCGAGGCCGCTCGTCCGGCCTGGAAAAGCTGGATCGTCGATGACTTCGGGCTCGATGCACAGTTGATCGATGACCTGCTGGCACAGGTGGATTCACTGCGTGAGTCACTGCCGCAGCAAGCCTATCAGCGTTACGGTCAGTGA
- a CDS encoding AraC family transcriptional regulator, giving the protein MSVIDLQARTLAHEYVAHTHRYHQLILATCGSTELAIEGCGDQITEARGCLIPCDHHHDYLGDGCNRTFVLDVPVTGNSGGSELVDRLFDRPRFFTVPVGLQLMTGSLMQQFEQFPTLSSEISALLLRALYLHLEEDKPALLMPRHQHAVSGRLDLRRVDGWIDQHLADDIRVADLARLCALSPGHFHHCFRLATDMTPQAYVQQRRLMHAQALIEHSELPLGQIGSQVGFRDQGSFSRAYRRQFGLAPSTQRMMRIRSA; this is encoded by the coding sequence ATGTCTGTCATTGATCTTCAGGCGCGTACTCTGGCCCATGAGTATGTCGCCCATACTCACCGCTATCACCAACTGATTCTCGCGACCTGTGGCAGCACTGAGCTGGCCATAGAAGGTTGTGGTGACCAGATCACGGAAGCGCGTGGCTGCCTGATCCCCTGTGATCACCATCACGATTACCTTGGAGATGGTTGCAACCGGACCTTCGTTCTCGATGTGCCGGTCACTGGCAATAGCGGAGGCAGTGAGCTGGTCGATCGCCTGTTTGATCGTCCACGTTTCTTTACGGTGCCGGTTGGATTGCAGCTGATGACCGGTAGCCTGATGCAGCAGTTCGAGCAGTTCCCCACGCTCAGTAGCGAGATATCCGCCTTGTTGTTGCGTGCGCTCTACCTGCATCTTGAGGAAGACAAGCCGGCGTTACTGATGCCGCGTCACCAGCATGCGGTCAGCGGGCGCCTGGACCTGCGTCGCGTTGATGGCTGGATAGATCAGCATCTCGCTGATGACATTCGGGTAGCTGATCTTGCCCGGCTGTGCGCGCTGAGCCCGGGTCATTTCCATCATTGTTTTCGTCTCGCGACAGATATGACACCCCAGGCATATGTGCAACAGCGCAGACTTATGCATGCTCAGGCACTGATTGAGCATAGTGAGCTACCTCTTGGTCAGATCGGTAGCCAGGTGGGTTTTCGCGATCAAGGCAGCTTTTCCAGGGCCTACCGCCGTCAATTCGGGCTTGCGCCCTCGACCCAACGCATGATGCGCATCCGTAGCGCCTGA
- a CDS encoding histone deacetylase family protein, with product MKLFYHPDQECHAPPYFFRRGALAESPEGHGRTELLKQGVAEAGLELTEPTEIDSPRLRERLKEIHTERYLDFLETIYHRWHDLSDGSDIVAPSVHPTTTGKHYPRHPAGQAGWHLHDMACPMTEGSFKGILASAATVQAAAESIVDGAGSAYALCRPPGHHAGPDRAGGFCFINNPALAAVVLREKFSQVAILDIDLRHGNGTQEIFYDRGDVWTGSVHADPSDFYPFFWGTAEERGIGPGDGANLNIPLPLGSDGEAFQSGVDQLIDAMASFSPDALIVALGLNAHKDDPLAGMGLETQDFVAIGRQIGELGIPTLLVQEGGYPTATLGHNLAAFLRGFNDA from the coding sequence ATGAAACTTTTCTATCATCCCGACCAGGAGTGTCATGCACCGCCGTATTTCTTCCGGCGTGGTGCACTGGCCGAGTCCCCTGAAGGGCATGGGCGGACGGAGCTATTGAAGCAAGGGGTGGCAGAAGCCGGCTTGGAATTGACCGAGCCGACAGAGATTGATAGCCCAAGACTTCGCGAGCGGCTCAAGGAAATTCATACCGAGCGTTACCTGGACTTTCTCGAGACGATCTATCATCGCTGGCATGACTTGTCGGATGGTAGTGACATCGTCGCGCCCAGTGTTCATCCCACCACCACGGGCAAGCATTATCCACGCCATCCCGCCGGGCAGGCAGGGTGGCACCTGCATGATATGGCCTGCCCGATGACCGAAGGCAGTTTCAAGGGGATTCTGGCCAGCGCGGCTACCGTTCAAGCGGCGGCGGAAAGCATCGTCGATGGCGCTGGTTCCGCCTACGCCCTGTGCCGTCCGCCAGGTCACCATGCCGGCCCGGACCGTGCCGGTGGGTTCTGCTTCATCAATAATCCTGCGCTGGCGGCGGTGGTGCTGCGCGAGAAGTTTTCCCAGGTGGCGATTCTCGATATCGATTTACGTCATGGTAATGGCACCCAGGAGATATTCTACGATCGCGGCGATGTGTGGACCGGCTCGGTGCACGCCGATCCCAGTGACTTCTATCCGTTCTTCTGGGGAACCGCGGAGGAGCGCGGAATTGGCCCCGGAGATGGTGCCAACCTCAATATTCCGTTGCCACTGGGCAGTGATGGCGAGGCTTTCCAGTCGGGTGTCGACCAACTGATCGACGCCATGGCCAGTTTCAGCCCGGATGCGTTGATCGTTGCGCTGGGTCTCAATGCCCACAAGGACGATCCACTGGCGGGCATGGGATTGGAAACCCAGGATTTTGTCGCCATCGGTCGTCAGATCGGCGAACTGGGGATACCGACGCTGTTGGTTCAGGAAGGGGGATACCCGACAGCCACACTTGGCCACAACCTGGCGGCGTTCCTGCGGGGGTTCAACGACGCCTGA